A single Gammaproteobacteria bacterium DNA region contains:
- a CDS encoding SPW repeat protein, translated as MALVPRGAAGEHGDMMVEDHRKLLWPHYLNLMLGFWLLTSPFTLGYLSDFVPDANQLRVMAERGLPSFEFRNLAVTWSDVVSGVLVIVFSLLSANSSRRYPWAQWANALVGFWLLFAPLVFWTPLPEAYANDTLIGSLVIAFSVLVPMMPGMSMEGMMGKPDVPPGWAYTPASWLQRMPIAVLALIGFFIARVLGAYQLGHIDTVWEPFFAGSGEMKGMMNGTETIITSSVSKAWLIPDGALGAIVYMLELAMTWMGGKDRWRTMPWMVLGITILIVPLGVVSIYFIIIQPIVIGTWCTLCLVAALAMTVMIPYQLDEFVAMGQFLLWARRKGKPFWRTFWMGDAMEGGADDTSKGLLGTVREMTVEAGRGISFPWMLLVSVAIGISFMFTRLSFGNSGDMADSDHLVGSLVVVFSIMALAEVMRAARFINVAFGAWLIAAPWLLDGAGSPLAAWNGVIGGALLIALSIPRGLIKDSYAGWDRYVV; from the coding sequence ATGGCGCTGGTGCCGCGCGGCGCGGCGGGGGAGCACGGCGACATGATGGTCGAGGACCATCGCAAGCTGCTCTGGCCGCACTACCTCAACCTGATGCTCGGCTTCTGGCTGCTGACCAGCCCGTTCACGCTCGGTTACCTGAGCGACTTCGTCCCCGACGCCAACCAGTTGCGGGTGATGGCCGAACGCGGGCTGCCGTCGTTCGAGTTCCGCAACCTGGCGGTGACCTGGAGCGATGTCGTGAGCGGCGTGCTGGTAATCGTCTTCAGCCTGCTGTCCGCCAATTCGTCGCGCCGCTACCCGTGGGCGCAGTGGGCCAACGCCTTGGTCGGCTTCTGGCTGCTGTTCGCGCCGCTGGTGTTCTGGACGCCGCTGCCCGAGGCCTACGCCAACGACACGCTGATCGGCTCGCTGGTGATCGCGTTCTCCGTGCTGGTGCCGATGATGCCGGGCATGAGCATGGAGGGCATGATGGGCAAGCCCGACGTCCCGCCGGGGTGGGCGTATACGCCGGCGAGCTGGCTGCAGCGCATGCCGATCGCCGTGCTCGCGCTGATCGGGTTTTTCATCGCGCGCGTCCTCGGGGCCTATCAACTCGGCCATATCGATACGGTGTGGGAGCCGTTCTTCGCCGGCAGCGGCGAGATGAAGGGCATGATGAACGGCACCGAGACGATCATCACCTCGAGCGTGTCCAAGGCCTGGCTGATCCCCGACGGGGCGCTCGGCGCCATCGTCTACATGCTCGAGCTGGCGATGACCTGGATGGGTGGCAAGGACCGCTGGCGCACCATGCCGTGGATGGTGCTCGGGATCACCATCCTGATCGTGCCACTCGGCGTGGTGAGCATCTACTTCATCATCATCCAGCCGATCGTGATCGGCACCTGGTGCACGCTGTGCCTCGTCGCAGCGCTCGCCATGACGGTGATGATCCCGTACCAGCTCGACGAGTTCGTGGCGATGGGTCAGTTCCTGCTTTGGGCGCGCCGCAAGGGCAAGCCGTTCTGGCGCACCTTCTGGATGGGCGACGCGATGGAGGGCGGCGCCGACGACACCTCCAAGGGGCTGCTCGGAACGGTGCGCGAGATGACCGTGGAAGCCGGGCGCGGCATAAGCTTCCCCTGGATGCTGCTGGTGAGCGTCGCGATCGGCATCTCGTTCATGTTCACGCGCCTCAGCTTCGGCAACTCGGGCGACATGGCCGACAGCGATCACCTGGTCGGCTCGCTGGTGGTGGTGTTCTCGATCATGGCGCTCGCCGAGGTCATGCGCGCGGCGCGCTTCATCAACGTCGCGTTCGGCGCCTGGCTGATCGCGGCGCCGTGGCTGCTCGACGGCGCGGGCTCGCCGCTCGCGGCCTGGAACGGCGTCATCGGCGGGGCGCTGCTGATCGCGCTCTCGATCCCGCGCGGGCTGATCAAGGATTCGTATGCGGGTTGGGACCGATATGTCGTTTAA